One segment of Candidatus Polarisedimenticolaceae bacterium DNA contains the following:
- a CDS encoding VOC family protein, with product MQILRIDHVQLAMPPGKEGKARDFYFGLLGIPEVPKPAALAGRGGVWFQNGEVKVHLGIEAEFRPARKAHPAFLVRGLEVLVHRLREAGVPVVDDGLLPGYERVYVTDPFGNRLELMEPTE from the coding sequence ATGCAGATCCTGAGAATCGACCACGTCCAACTTGCCATGCCGCCGGGCAAGGAAGGCAAAGCCCGCGACTTCTACTTCGGCCTGCTCGGAATCCCCGAGGTCCCGAAGCCCGCCGCCCTCGCCGGACGGGGGGGCGTGTGGTTCCAGAACGGCGAGGTGAAGGTCCATCTCGGGATCGAAGCCGAGTTCCGACCGGCGCGGAAGGCTCACCCGGCGTTCCTCGTGCGGGGGCTGGAGGTGCTGGTGCATCGGCTTCGTGAGGCGGGCGTACCGGTCGTCGATGACGGGTTGCTCCCGGGGTACGAGCGTGTTTATGTGACGGACCCGTTCGGGAATCGCCTGGAGCTGATGGAGCCGACGGAATGA
- a CDS encoding epoxide hydrolase → MSTNEGTAIRPFRVAFSEQQLEDLRRRIAATRWPTRELVADRSQGVQLATLRNLAQYWSKEYDWRRCEERLNALPQFTTVIDGVNLHFIHVRSRHENALPLIMTHGWPGSIVELLETIGPLTDPTSHGGVAADAFHLVLPSLPGYGFSGQPTELGWDSGRIARAWAQLMQRLGYTRYVAQGGDVGADVTDAMGRQGVQGLAGIHLNLLGGALGIVDRLPAETDAERAARNAVATFKATGFGYFLEQSTRPQTIGYSLLDSPIGLAAWLLDHDTDSYTKISRAFVDGEPAGGLTRESIVDNITLYWLTGTGASAARWYWEFGQFLAAAIASGAAPPPVLVPVGFTTFPGELWAAPRSWAEAVYPGLAYFNAVDRGGHFAAWEEPALFCTEVRAAFRSLR, encoded by the coding sequence ATGAGTACGAACGAAGGCACCGCCATCCGGCCATTCCGAGTCGCTTTCTCGGAGCAACAACTCGAGGACCTGCGCAGGCGGATCGCCGCGACGCGCTGGCCCACGCGGGAACTCGTCGCCGATCGATCCCAGGGGGTTCAGCTCGCGACGCTGCGCAACCTCGCCCAGTACTGGTCGAAGGAATACGACTGGCGCCGGTGCGAGGAGCGACTGAACGCGTTGCCGCAGTTCACGACCGTGATCGACGGCGTGAACCTGCACTTCATCCACGTCCGTTCCCGGCACGAGAACGCGCTGCCGCTGATCATGACGCACGGCTGGCCCGGTTCGATCGTCGAGCTGCTCGAGACGATCGGTCCCCTGACCGACCCGACGTCGCACGGCGGCGTCGCCGCCGACGCGTTCCATCTCGTGCTGCCGTCGCTGCCCGGCTACGGTTTCTCGGGTCAGCCGACCGAGCTCGGCTGGGACTCCGGCCGCATCGCCCGCGCGTGGGCGCAGCTGATGCAACGACTCGGCTACACGCGATACGTCGCCCAGGGGGGCGACGTCGGCGCCGACGTCACCGACGCGATGGGGCGGCAGGGGGTTCAGGGACTGGCCGGCATCCACCTCAACCTGCTCGGCGGTGCACTGGGCATCGTCGATCGGCTGCCTGCGGAGACCGATGCGGAGCGCGCGGCGCGCAACGCCGTCGCGACGTTCAAGGCGACGGGCTTCGGCTACTTCCTGGAGCAGTCCACGCGACCGCAGACGATCGGCTACTCGCTGCTCGATTCGCCGATCGGGCTCGCGGCCTGGTTGCTCGACCACGACACGGACAGCTACACCAAGATCTCCCGAGCCTTCGTCGACGGCGAGCCGGCGGGCGGGCTGACGCGGGAGAGCATCGTCGACAACATCACCCTGTACTGGCTGACGGGCACCGGCGCCTCGGCGGCCCGTTGGTACTGGGAGTTCGGGCAGTTCCTGGCGGCGGCCATCGCGAGCGGCGCGGCCCCGCCGCCGGTCTTGGTTCCCGTCGGTTTCACCACGTTCCCCGGCGAGCTCTGGGCGGCGCCGCGAAGCTGGGCCGAGGCGGTCTACCCCGGCCTCGCCTACTTCAACGCGGTCGATCGCGGCGGTCACTTCGCCGCCTGGGAGGAACCGGCGCTCTTCTGCACCGAGGTGCGGGCGGCGTTCCGCTCGCTGCGCTGA
- a CDS encoding dihydrofolate reductase family protein, whose translation MTRPLRYSINVTLDGCCDHRAGSTDEELHRYWAENLARADALVFGRVTYEMMEAAWRLPATGVRPDWMADWMEPFARTIDAAKKYVVSRTLDRVDWNAELVRGDPGEAVRRLKRESGKGLFLGGVKLPLALAELGLIDEYEFVVHPRVAGHGPTPFAGLSKYVDLKLVSRLEFGSGAVALRYEPKR comes from the coding sequence ATGACACGACCCCTTCGGTATTCGATCAACGTCACTTTGGACGGGTGTTGCGACCACCGTGCCGGGTCCACGGATGAAGAGTTGCATCGTTACTGGGCCGAGAATCTCGCGCGGGCCGACGCGCTCGTCTTTGGCCGGGTAACCTACGAAATGATGGAGGCCGCGTGGCGACTGCCGGCGACGGGAGTGAGGCCGGATTGGATGGCCGATTGGATGGAGCCCTTCGCCCGGACGATCGACGCCGCGAAGAAATACGTCGTCTCGAGGACCTTGGACCGGGTCGACTGGAATGCGGAGCTCGTGCGCGGCGATCCGGGGGAGGCCGTTCGACGGCTGAAGCGGGAATCGGGCAAGGGACTGTTCCTGGGCGGCGTGAAGCTCCCGCTGGCCCTGGCGGAGCTGGGATTGATCGATGAGTACGAGTTCGTGGTGCACCCCAGGGTGGCGGGCCACGGGCCGACGCCGTTCGCGGGGCTGTCGAAGTATGTCGACTTGAAGCTCGTGAGCCGGCTGGAGTTCGGCTCGGGGGCGGTGGCGTTACGGTATGAGCCGAAAAGGTGA
- a CDS encoding DUF1801 domain-containing protein: MKAPTGPPRVRGKAKPKERGGAAAVPASRLIDQRILDLGGWRGETLARMRALILEADPEMTEEWKWNTPVWSHQGIVCTGEAYKQVVKLTFARGAGLPDPSGLFNSSLEGNTRRAIDIREGETVDARAFKALIRAAVADRGGRG; this comes from the coding sequence ATGAAGGCGCCGACGGGTCCCCCGCGGGTGCGAGGCAAGGCGAAGCCGAAGGAGAGGGGCGGAGCGGCCGCGGTTCCCGCGTCCCGGCTCATCGACCAGAGGATCCTCGACCTGGGGGGATGGCGCGGGGAGACCCTCGCCCGCATGCGTGCGCTGATCCTGGAAGCCGACCCCGAGATGACCGAGGAGTGGAAGTGGAACACTCCGGTCTGGTCGCACCAGGGGATCGTCTGCACCGGGGAGGCGTACAAGCAGGTCGTGAAGCTCACCTTCGCCCGGGGGGCCGGGCTCCCCGACCCGTCGGGCCTCTTCAACTCGAGCCTGGAAGGCAACACGCGAAGGGCGATCGACATCCGCGAGGGGGAGACGGTCGACGCGCGCGCGTTCAAGGCGCTCATTCGGGCCGCGGTGGCCGATCGAGGAGGCCGGGGTTGA
- a CDS encoding PaaI family thioesterase: MTDLAFGPDAVARVRSSFDRQAFMRTVAARLVSVEPGVVVIEWPFHSDLTQQHGFLHAGVVTAVADSACGYAAFSLMDEGAAVLSVEFKVNLMKPAAGERFRAEGRVVRAGRTLTVCAAEVRAYQGGEETTIAVMQGTMMAVRDKPGLVG; this comes from the coding sequence TTGACGGACCTGGCATTCGGCCCGGATGCCGTCGCCCGCGTCCGGTCGAGCTTCGACCGGCAGGCGTTCATGCGAACCGTCGCGGCTCGCCTCGTCTCGGTCGAGCCGGGAGTCGTCGTCATCGAGTGGCCGTTCCACAGCGACCTGACCCAGCAGCACGGCTTCCTGCATGCCGGGGTCGTGACGGCCGTCGCGGACAGCGCCTGTGGGTACGCGGCGTTCAGCCTCATGGACGAAGGGGCCGCCGTCCTGAGCGTGGAGTTCAAGGTCAACCTCATGAAGCCCGCCGCGGGCGAGCGCTTCCGGGCGGAGGGACGAGTCGTCCGTGCCGGGCGCACGCTGACCGTCTGCGCGGCGGAGGTGCGGGCGTACCAAGGCGGGGAGGAGACGACCATCGCCGTCATGCAAGGGACGATGATGGCGGTCCGGGACAAACCAGGGTTGGTGGGGTGA
- a CDS encoding dihydrofolate reductase family protein, translating into MSKVVAIMSMSLDGYVADPDDGVAEVFDWYVNSGDVEIHTGGSDPMTFRVSGPSAEHLRGLFSGLGAVLTGRRTFEVAHGWGGNHAWGPAFVLTHHIPAGWPRPDSTVHFVTDGVESAVSQAKAAAAGKSVGVHGANTIQQCLNAGLLDEIHVDIAALLLGSGVRLFDHLAGTPAVLGNPTVIPGVGVTHLRYPVRKACP; encoded by the coding sequence ATGTCGAAGGTCGTCGCAATCATGTCCATGTCGCTCGACGGCTACGTCGCCGACCCCGACGACGGCGTGGCCGAGGTTTTCGACTGGTACGTCAACTCGGGGGACGTCGAGATCCACACCGGTGGGTCGGACCCCATGACGTTCAGGGTGTCCGGCCCGAGTGCCGAGCACCTGCGCGGTCTCTTTTCCGGACTTGGTGCCGTGCTCACGGGGCGACGCACGTTCGAAGTCGCCCATGGCTGGGGCGGAAACCACGCGTGGGGACCGGCGTTCGTGCTCACCCACCACATCCCCGCCGGATGGCCGCGACCCGACTCGACGGTCCATTTCGTCACCGACGGCGTCGAGAGTGCCGTGAGCCAGGCCAAAGCCGCCGCCGCCGGGAAGTCCGTCGGGGTCCACGGCGCCAACACCATCCAGCAGTGCCTGAATGCCGGGCTGCTCGACGAGATCCACGTCGACATCGCGGCGCTCCTTCTCGGCTCCGGAGTCCGACTTTTCGACCACCTCGCCGGCACGCCGGCCGTCCTCGGCAACCCGACGGTGATCCCGGGAGTCGGCGTCACCCACCTGCGTTACCCGGTGCGCAAGGCGTGCCCATGA
- a CDS encoding cytochrome P460 family protein, with product MRRVPALLAASATLVGGVAFLASPLRDARAEEAAPLFVTEIPTGYRDWKLVSVAHEEGDLKDIRAVLGNEVAIRAYRGGSSPFPEGTVIGRIAWSHVPSAENNKAFGREQSFVAGAPTPFYLQFMVKDSKKYAATGGWGYASFDPDGKPSPESAMKTCFPCHQAVSDRDFVFTRYSP from the coding sequence ATGCGCCGAGTCCCGGCGCTGCTGGCGGCCTCGGCCACCCTCGTGGGCGGCGTGGCCTTCCTGGCGAGCCCGCTTCGGGACGCGCGGGCTGAGGAGGCCGCGCCGCTCTTCGTGACCGAGATCCCGACGGGATACCGCGACTGGAAGCTGGTCTCGGTGGCCCACGAAGAGGGCGACCTGAAGGACATTCGCGCCGTTCTGGGCAACGAAGTGGCGATCCGCGCCTATCGGGGAGGATCGTCGCCGTTCCCCGAAGGCACGGTCATCGGCCGGATCGCCTGGAGCCACGTCCCGTCGGCCGAGAACAACAAGGCGTTCGGCCGCGAGCAGTCCTTCGTCGCGGGCGCGCCGACGCCGTTCTACCTCCAGTTCATGGTCAAGGACTCGAAGAAGTACGCCGCGACCGGCGGCTGGGGGTACGCGTCCTTCGACCCGGACGGCAAGCCCAGTCCGGAATCCGCCATGAAGACCTGTTTCCCGTGCCATCAGGCCGTCAGCGATCGCGACTTCGTCTTCACGAGATACTCACCCTGA